Part of the Rhizobium viscosum genome is shown below.
ACGTCCTGTTCGACAAGGATCACCGCCGTGCCCGCTTTTGTAATGGCCGGCAGGGAATCGTAGATCTCACTGATCACCTTGGGAGCCAGCCCAAGCGATATCTCGTCACAGAGCAGCACCTCCGGCTGGCTGAGCAACGCACGGCCTATGGCCACCATCTGCTGCTGGCCGCCAGACATCTTCTCAACCAACCGCTTTCGCATGGAAGCCAGGGCCGGAAAGAGATCGAGGACGCGCTGCATCGTCCAGGTCGTAGTGCCGTTCCTGCGGCCATGATCGAGCGCCACCAGGAGATTGTCCTCGACTGTCATGCCTGCAAAAAGCCGGCGGCCTTCGGGCACCATCGCAAAGCCTTTCTGAACCATCTGATAAGGTGCGCTGCCACCGACCGAAACGCCGGCATGGCGGACCATCTCCCGATTGCTCGGCAACAGGCCCATGATAGTCTTCAGCAAAGTCGATTTGCCGGCGCCATTGGCGCCGATCAGGGCAACGACCTCGCCGCGCATGACCTCGAAGTCCACCGAGAAGAGTGCCTGGAAATCACCGTATCCGGTGCAGAGCCCGTGGGTGGAGAGGATCGGTACTTCAGTCGTCATGCTTCCACTCCCATATAGACCCGGCGGACATTGGGATCGGCGATGACTGCCTGCGGAGTGCCTTCAGCAATCTTCTCTCCGAAATTCAGCACCATCATCCGGTCGGCGGCGGCCATGATTGCGTTCAGTACGTGCTCGATCCAGATAACCGTGACATTGCGACGGCGGACTTTCTTCACCAGATCGACCAGGACATGCGATTCCTGCTCGGTCAGACCGCCCGCGATCTCGTCAAGCAGCAGCAGCTTCGGATCGCTTGCCATTGCGCGCGCCATTTCCAGCCGCTTGCGATCGAGCAGCGTCAGCGAGCCTGCGGTCTTGTTGGCCTTGTCGGCCAGCCCGCAATCCTCGAGGATTTCGGCGCAATGAACGTTCGCACTTCTCTCAGAGCGGGACGCGCCGAACATTGCCGCGACCATCAGATTCTCGAAAGTGGTCATGCCCCCGTAGGGCTTGGGAATCTGGTAGGTACGACCTATGCCCCGCTTGCAGCGCTTGTAGGGCGGCTCGTGCTGCAGGATGGAGCCAGCGAACAAGAGTTCGCCGGCATCCAGTCTGAGGTCTCCGCTGATCAGGTTGAAGAGCGTCGTCTTGCCCGCACCATTCGGTCCCAGGATACCCAGGACCTGATTGGTTCGCACCTCGAAGCTCACGTCGTGGACAACACGAATCGCGCCGAAGGACTTGGACACGCCCACTGCGTTGAGGAGCACTTGATCATCCATGGTGATGCCAGTTTTCTCGCTCAGGACCAGTTGAGGAGGGACAGCTTCTGTTCCGGAGCGATCAGCTTTGAAACCGCATTGTC
Proteins encoded:
- a CDS encoding ABC transporter ATP-binding protein; protein product: MTTEVPILSTHGLCTGYGDFQALFSVDFEVMRGEVVALIGANGAGKSTLLKTIMGLLPSNREMVRHAGVSVGGSAPYQMVQKGFAMVPEGRRLFAGMTVEDNLLVALDHGRRNGTTTWTMQRVLDLFPALASMRKRLVEKMSGGQQQMVAIGRALLSQPEVLLCDEISLGLAPKVISEIYDSLPAITKAGTAVILVEQDVSRALAASNRLYCILEGRITLSGDSADVSREDVARAYFGANHAVA
- a CDS encoding ABC transporter ATP-binding protein is translated as MDDQVLLNAVGVSKSFGAIRVVHDVSFEVRTNQVLGILGPNGAGKTTLFNLISGDLRLDAGELLFAGSILQHEPPYKRCKRGIGRTYQIPKPYGGMTTFENLMVAAMFGASRSERSANVHCAEILEDCGLADKANKTAGSLTLLDRKRLEMARAMASDPKLLLLDEIAGGLTEQESHVLVDLVKKVRRRNVTVIWIEHVLNAIMAAADRMMVLNFGEKIAEGTPQAVIADPNVRRVYMGVEA